In Rana temporaria chromosome 3, aRanTem1.1, whole genome shotgun sequence, a single window of DNA contains:
- the LOC120930737 gene encoding olfactory receptor 493-like, translating into MGLHQRSLENKTTHKGNVTTFLFLGFNNMAVYNLLLFTLVLIIYMVTICGNLLIIMLVYYSKTLHSPMYFFLSQLSVSDIMLITDIAPNMLHIVLHERTSISFSGCITQYYVFSTTETFECFLLTVMSYDRYLAICSPLHYVSIMKQTLCIQLVLASWIVSCSMTSISTLGLCQLEFCGPNVIDHIFCDFNPLMELSCSDTSRVQMEVTLLCVPVLIFPFLVIVVSYTYIVLTILKISSFSGRLKSFSTCSSHLTVVSIFYGTLAAAYLIPGEGQSQMISKIMSLLYTVFTPFVNPFIYSLRNKEIKDSLKMLYKKKGFLSKTFGKS; encoded by the coding sequence ACCACACATAAAGGTAATGTTACCACATTCTTATTTTTGGGATTTAACAACATGGCCGTATATAATCTTCTGCTCTTCACCTTGGTCCTTATTATATACATGGTGACAATATGTGGAAACCTTTTGATCATCATGTTGGTATATTACAGTAAGACCCTTCATTCTCCCATGTACTTCTTCCTCTCCCAACTCTCTGTATCTGACATCATGCTGATCACAGATATTGCTCCTAACATGTTACATATTGTTCTACATGAGAGGACCTCCATATCTTTTTCTGGTTGCATCACTCAATATTATGTCTTTAGCACAACAGAAACATTTGAATGTTTCCTTCTGACAGTGATGTCCTATGACCGCTATCTAGCCATCTGCTCTCCTCTGCATTATGTCTCCATTATGAAACAAACACTTTGCATTCAACTAGTTCTTGCGTCCTGGATTGTCAGCTGTTCGATGACATCAATATCAACACTTGGCTTATGTCAACTAGAATTCTGTGGACCAAATGTTATTGACCACATATTTTGTGATTTCAATCCTCTTATGGAACTTTCCTGCTCAGATACATCCAGAGTTCAAATGGAAGTTACCTTGTTGTGTGTTCCTGTGCTAATATTTCCCTTCCTAGTGATAGTGGTTTCATATACTTACATTGTTTTAACAATATTAAAGATATCCTCCTTTTCAGGAAGACTGAAATCCTTTTCCACTTGTAGCTCCCATCTCACTGTTGTGTCTATATTTTATGGAACCCTAGCTGCTGCATATCTGATTCCAGGGGAAGGACAATCACAAATGATCAGTAAGATAATGTCCTTGTTGTATACAGTGTTTACTCCCTTTGTAAACCCTTTCATATACAGCTTGAGGAATAAAGAGATCAAGGACAGTTTAAAgatgctgtataaaaaaaaagggtttttatcCAAAACCTTTGGTAAAAGTTAA